Proteins encoded by one window of Cloeon dipterum chromosome 4, ieCloDipt1.1, whole genome shotgun sequence:
- the LOC135942158 gene encoding zinc finger protein 62 homolog codes for MNCFRPTSKRRFKYLIHSSRDQVNDQVKQAHENNTTKCHFCGENFRSKRSVTSHIIQTHTKAVNGYKAQPTVARARPDPDAKQLKPYRAIPASCEICKQVFPSKTGMRKHMSEKHNLRAEICKCRLCDKSYIGRCGLNHHMRTKHSNEKPYMCSFCGKSFQTGNQLSLHEANHAEKTIECDVCDKKFPSKMALRSHKQSVHGPFKYIQCEICGKTYKTIDIASHKRAVHIDDSKKYVHECVICGKKYAGVGGLKFHLLRHENALRFECDICSKRYNTKNSIQSHILIHLDDRKHKCNLCDKAFVMNHMLKSHMLTHTQEKRFACEVCGQRFRWKHDRDKHQNRKHSIPIPKSNRQLN; via the exons atgaattgttTCAGGCCAACTTCAAAGCGTAGATTTAAATACTTA ATTCATTCTTCCAGAGATCAAGTGAACGACCAAGTAAAGCAGGCTCACGAAAACAACACGACTAAATGCCATTTCTGTGGCGAAAATTTTCGCTCTAAACGGAGTGTCACCTCGCATATCATCCAAACTCACACGAAAGCGGTGAATGGATATAAAGCTCAACCTACAGTTGCAAG GGCTCGACCTGATCCAGACGCGAAGCAACTAAAACCGTACCGCGCAATCCCAGCGTCTTGCGAGATTTGCAAGCAAGTCTTCCCCTCGAAAACAGGCATGCGGAAGCACATGTCggaaaaacacaatttgcGCGCCGAGATCTGCAAGTGCCGGCTGTGCGACAAAAGCTACATCGGCCGTTGTGGACTGAACCACCACATGAGGACAAAACACTCGAACGAAAAGCCCTACATGTGCTCCTTCTGCGGAAAGTCGTTTCAAACTGGCAACCAATTATCGCTTCACGAGGCGAACCACGCCGAGAAAACAATCGAGTGCGACGTGTGCGACAAAAAGTTTCCCAGCAAAATGGCTCTGCGGTCTCACAAACAAAGTGTGCACGGCCCGTTTAAATACATCCAGTGCGAAATTTGCGGCAAGACTTACAAAACGATCGACATCGCGTCGCACAAAAGAGCCGTGCACATAGACGATTCGAAAAAATACGTGCACGAGTGCGTGATTTGCGGCAAAAAATATGCGGGGGTCGGCGGTCTGAAATTCCACTTGCTCAGACACGAAAACGCGCTGAGATTCGAGTGCGATATATGCAGCAAACGCTACAATACTAAAAACTCGATCCAGTCGCACATTTTGATCCACCTGGACGACCGCAAACACAAGTGCAATCTGTGCGACAAGGCATTCGTAATGAATCACATGTTGAAATCACACATGCTCACTCACACCCAAGAAAAAAGATTTGCTTGCGAAGTCTGCGGCCAAAGGTTCAGGTGGAAGCACGACCGAGACAAGCACCAGAACCGGAAACATTCCATTCCAATCCCTAAGTCAAATAGGcagctaaattaa